One region of Syntrophobacter fumaroxidans MPOB genomic DNA includes:
- a CDS encoding GldG family protein — translation MPGKVTGKRNWTYGSNSVIATLFFLGTLIFIVLIAEKHAWRLDLTEAGSYTLSEPTLNVLKTVDQPVRIKGFFQTASPEEGKAQDLLDMYRFASKNITFEFIDPDRRPEVAKSYEVRTYGTLVLEGYGRKQVAQNPDEEGITNALLKLSRNEQKKILFLIGHAEHPLASTDKDGFSSLKASLEKENYQAEELNLLQQAEVPKDAAVVIVAGPQKPLLPQEIDTLKQFVERGGRLMVLLDPFFDGGLKDFLAGYGIKLGDDIVVDKLSRVFGGSYLMPVVVEYGQHRIAENFGAATFYPEARSVQPIKPAPQGIEVEILASTSPQAWAERNIQVVRQGQAAFDENEDAPGPIPLAVIAEIDVTAFKSGAQGEAPPKAPGKPAAKARDKGPEKVGYLLATGDSDFACNTYFGLSGNGDLFLNMVNFMAQEENLITVKAREKGGQMMMLSQNQARGILLTVMVLVPLLVLLSGLAVYRVRRSQR, via the coding sequence ATGCCAGGTAAAGTCACCGGAAAACGCAACTGGACCTACGGTTCCAATTCCGTGATCGCAACGCTCTTTTTTCTGGGTACGCTGATATTCATAGTGCTCATCGCCGAGAAACACGCATGGCGGCTTGACCTAACCGAGGCGGGCTCCTACACGCTGTCCGAACCGACCCTGAATGTGCTCAAGACGGTGGATCAGCCCGTTCGAATCAAGGGTTTCTTCCAGACCGCATCCCCAGAGGAAGGCAAGGCTCAGGATTTGTTGGACATGTACCGTTTCGCATCGAAAAACATCACTTTCGAATTCATCGATCCCGACCGCCGGCCGGAAGTTGCCAAGAGCTATGAGGTGCGCACCTACGGCACCCTTGTCCTGGAAGGCTACGGAAGAAAGCAGGTCGCTCAGAATCCCGACGAGGAAGGCATCACCAACGCCCTCCTGAAGCTGAGCCGTAACGAACAGAAGAAAATCCTGTTCCTGATCGGCCACGCCGAACACCCTCTGGCTTCCACGGACAAGGACGGCTTCTCCAGCCTGAAGGCTTCCCTTGAAAAGGAAAACTATCAGGCCGAGGAACTGAACCTGCTGCAGCAGGCGGAAGTTCCCAAGGACGCCGCCGTGGTGATCGTCGCCGGCCCCCAGAAACCGCTCCTTCCGCAGGAAATCGACACCCTGAAGCAATTTGTCGAGCGCGGCGGCCGCCTGATGGTCCTGCTCGATCCGTTCTTCGATGGAGGTCTCAAGGACTTCCTTGCCGGCTACGGCATCAAGCTGGGAGACGACATCGTCGTCGACAAGCTCAGCCGTGTGTTCGGCGGGAGCTACCTGATGCCCGTGGTGGTCGAATACGGTCAACACAGGATCGCGGAAAATTTCGGGGCCGCGACGTTCTATCCCGAGGCGCGCTCGGTGCAGCCGATCAAGCCCGCGCCGCAGGGGATCGAAGTGGAAATCCTGGCGTCGACATCCCCCCAGGCATGGGCGGAGAGGAACATCCAGGTGGTGAGGCAGGGACAGGCGGCTTTCGACGAAAATGAAGACGCCCCCGGGCCGATCCCCCTGGCGGTCATTGCGGAGATTGACGTGACGGCATTCAAGTCGGGTGCCCAGGGTGAAGCTCCGCCGAAAGCGCCCGGAAAGCCGGCCGCGAAAGCCCGCGACAAGGGCCCCGAAAAGGTCGGGTATCTGCTGGCGACCGGAGATTCGGACTTTGCCTGCAACACCTATTTCGGCCTCTCCGGAAACGGGGATCTTTTCCTGAATATGGTCAACTTCATGGCGCAGGAGGAAAACCTGATCACGGTCAAAGCCCGCGAAAAAGGCGGACAGATGATGATGCTCTCGCAGAATCAGGCTCGAGGCATCCTCTTGACGGTCATGGTCCTGGTGCCTCTGCTGGTGCTCCTTTCCGGCCTGGCCGTGTACCGTGTGCGGAGGTCGCAGCGATGA
- a CDS encoding DUF4340 domain-containing protein — MKWRQSIIYLVVLLLAGGYFYYFEVVKKSEKEAAERESKRVLSFQAGSVKKLEITSAADKTIRIEKDGNWKITEPIEADGDKLTLEGIVASASNLMMMREIAPSPPDLAPFGLTEPLLKVRVLAEERWHELLFGENNPTGEGRYAKIATKPNVFLVAETNFNAINKNLKDVRKKDLFAFQLEDVTGLEIAWAGGKAFSVASADEGRTWKSPAAPDVPIKPSKVSNVLEQIRWLKATAFLENRPDNLASHGLDPAVVTVGLKLRDERTVSLKLGAVDEVKRQVAAVGSELPAVVQVSAGILQDIPKDVKGLEDRSLVSIDWDAVKQLKWRKGDAAGHFVRLDKNKWGVKQDDGQPREFKDSWRAGSLLWDFRDTEFESRTESPGPMPEKPWGRVELLDDARVMAVISWDKPAAPVDGLVPVRVEKDGAAKEVKIKLDGLQRIEDDLDHIVKAEQAKPAP; from the coding sequence ATGAAGTGGCGGCAATCGATCATCTACCTGGTTGTGCTGCTCCTGGCGGGCGGATACTTCTATTATTTCGAGGTCGTGAAGAAGAGCGAAAAGGAGGCCGCCGAACGCGAGTCCAAAAGGGTGCTCAGCTTTCAGGCCGGCTCCGTCAAGAAGCTGGAAATCACGTCGGCCGCGGACAAGACGATCAGGATCGAAAAGGACGGCAACTGGAAGATCACGGAGCCGATCGAGGCCGATGGCGACAAGCTCACCCTGGAAGGCATCGTCGCGAGCGCATCCAACTTGATGATGATGCGCGAAATCGCTCCGTCTCCTCCGGATTTGGCACCGTTCGGCCTGACGGAACCGTTGCTGAAAGTGCGGGTACTGGCGGAGGAGCGTTGGCACGAGCTGCTATTTGGCGAAAATAACCCCACCGGAGAAGGGCGGTATGCCAAAATCGCGACGAAACCCAACGTGTTTCTCGTGGCCGAAACCAATTTCAACGCGATCAACAAGAACCTCAAGGATGTCCGCAAGAAGGACCTTTTCGCGTTCCAGCTCGAGGACGTGACCGGCCTCGAGATCGCATGGGCGGGCGGAAAGGCTTTCTCCGTGGCCAGCGCGGACGAGGGGCGGACCTGGAAGAGCCCCGCGGCGCCCGATGTCCCGATCAAGCCTTCCAAGGTGTCCAATGTGCTGGAGCAGATCCGCTGGCTCAAGGCTACGGCGTTCCTCGAGAACCGGCCGGACAACCTGGCCTCCCACGGACTCGATCCGGCGGTGGTGACCGTCGGCCTGAAGCTCAGGGACGAGCGTACCGTGAGCCTTAAGCTGGGAGCCGTCGACGAAGTGAAACGGCAGGTGGCGGCGGTCGGCAGCGAATTGCCTGCGGTGGTCCAGGTGAGCGCCGGCATCCTGCAGGACATCCCCAAAGACGTGAAAGGCCTGGAAGATCGTTCCCTGGTTTCCATCGACTGGGACGCCGTGAAGCAGCTCAAATGGCGCAAGGGAGATGCCGCGGGCCACTTCGTCCGCCTGGACAAGAACAAGTGGGGAGTGAAGCAGGACGACGGCCAGCCCCGGGAGTTCAAGGATTCCTGGAGGGCGGGCTCCCTCCTGTGGGATTTTCGGGACACCGAATTCGAAAGCCGGACCGAGTCGCCCGGGCCAATGCCGGAAAAGCCGTGGGGCCGGGTCGAGCTCCTCGATGACGCCAGGGTGATGGCCGTCATCTCCTGGGACAAACCCGCCGCTCCGGTCGACGGCCTCGTTCCGGTCCGCGTTGAGAAGGACGGAGCCGCCAAGGAGGTCAAAATCAAGCTGGATGGCCTTCAGAGGATCGAGGACGATCTCGATCACATCGTGAAGGCCGAACAGGCGAAGCCCGCTCCATGA
- a CDS encoding ABC transporter permease subunit encodes MKGFWSVYRKELYSLFASPIFYVVAFIFLVISGYFFYSIVAYYNVLSYQASQNPMMARQFNILEMIFRPFFLDLSVVLLLIAPLLTMRLFAEERKAGTLELLFTYPISDWAMVLAKFKAVMSAFGIILLGTVPGVLFVSVLGSPSWKPVACAYLGIFLLGGSFISLGVFTSSLTQNQIIAAVLSFGGLLLLWVIGWLKNVVESPVGEVADYLSFARHFDSFAKGVLDSRDLLFYILFTVFFLFLTLRQMGSYRWRG; translated from the coding sequence ATGAAAGGTTTTTGGTCGGTCTATCGCAAAGAGCTTTACAGTCTGTTCGCTTCCCCGATTTTTTACGTGGTGGCGTTCATCTTCCTGGTGATATCGGGTTATTTCTTTTACAGCATCGTCGCCTACTACAACGTGCTGAGCTACCAGGCGAGCCAGAATCCCATGATGGCAAGGCAGTTCAACATCCTCGAGATGATTTTTCGTCCGTTTTTTCTGGATCTCAGCGTGGTGCTGCTCCTGATCGCGCCTTTGCTCACCATGAGGCTGTTCGCCGAGGAGCGCAAGGCGGGAACCCTGGAGCTGCTCTTCACTTATCCCATCTCCGACTGGGCGATGGTTCTCGCCAAGTTCAAGGCCGTGATGAGCGCCTTTGGCATCATTCTGCTGGGGACGGTTCCCGGTGTGCTTTTTGTGAGCGTTCTGGGGAGTCCTTCCTGGAAGCCGGTTGCCTGTGCCTACCTGGGCATTTTCCTTCTCGGGGGCTCGTTCATCTCCCTGGGCGTGTTCACTTCCTCCCTCACCCAGAACCAGATCATCGCCGCAGTGCTGTCTTTCGGCGGACTGCTCCTTTTGTGGGTCATCGGCTGGCTCAAGAACGTCGTCGAATCCCCGGTCGGCGAAGTGGCCGACTACCTCTCGTTTGCCAGGCACTTCGACAGCTTCGCCAAGGGGGTCCTGGATTCGCGGGATCTGCTGTTTTATATCCTGTTCACCGTTTTCTTCCTGTTCCTGACCCTGAGACAGATGGGGTCCTATCGCTGGAGGGGTTAG